One genomic segment of Streptomyces liangshanensis includes these proteins:
- a CDS encoding APC family permease — MSKLTDVPKRILIGRALRSDRLGETLLPKRIALPVFASDPLSSVAYAPGEVLLVLSVAGVSAYHFSPWIAAAVVVLMFTVVASYRQNVHAYPSGGGDYEVANTNLGPKAGLTVASALLVDYILTVAVSISSGVENLGSAIPFVIENKVACAVGIIILLTLMNLRGVRESGKLFAIPTYVFVGGVFLMILWGAFRGLVLGDTMHSPTSDFTIKPEHQGLGGFALVFLLLRAFSSGCAALTGVEAISNGVPAFRKPKSKNAATTLALMGGLAVTMFCGIIGLAMATHVKMAEFPETDLLRSSGVPVGHGYVQNPVISQVAAAVFGNGTFLFVVLAAATALVLFLAANTAYNGFPLLGSILAQDRYLPRQLHTRGDRLAFSNGIVVLAGAAALLVWIYGADSTRLIQLYIVGVFVSFTLSQTGMVRHWNRHLRTEKNVAKRRHMIRSRAINAFGAFFTGLVLVVVLATKFTHGAWVALLGMVIFFAVMTAIRKHYDRVAEEIAAAEGPSDDSVRPSRVHSIVLVSKLHKPTLRALGYAKLMRSDTLEALSISVDPAETKVLREEWERRGINVPLKILDSPYREITRPVIEYVRGLRTENPRDAVSIYIPEYVVGRWYEHLLHNQSALRLKGRLLFTPGVMVTSVPYQLESSERAKKRAKKRAVYQAPGAVRRGPVDDRPKEPTNKG, encoded by the coding sequence GTGTCCAAACTGACCGACGTGCCCAAACGGATTCTCATCGGGCGGGCGCTGCGTAGCGACAGGCTGGGAGAGACCCTCCTCCCCAAACGCATCGCCCTGCCCGTCTTCGCCTCCGACCCGTTGTCCTCGGTGGCGTACGCACCGGGAGAGGTCCTCCTGGTCCTGTCCGTCGCGGGTGTGTCGGCCTACCACTTCAGCCCGTGGATCGCCGCGGCCGTCGTGGTCCTGATGTTCACCGTCGTCGCCTCCTACCGGCAGAACGTGCACGCCTACCCGAGCGGCGGCGGCGACTACGAGGTCGCCAACACCAACCTCGGGCCCAAGGCGGGGCTGACCGTCGCGAGCGCGCTGCTGGTCGACTACATCCTGACCGTGGCCGTGTCCATCTCGTCCGGCGTCGAGAACCTCGGCTCCGCGATCCCCTTCGTCATCGAGAACAAGGTCGCGTGCGCCGTCGGGATCATCATCCTGCTGACGCTGATGAACCTGCGCGGGGTCCGGGAGTCCGGCAAGCTCTTCGCGATCCCGACGTACGTCTTCGTCGGCGGCGTCTTCCTCATGATCCTGTGGGGCGCGTTCCGCGGGCTCGTCCTCGGCGACACCATGCACTCCCCGACCAGCGACTTCACGATCAAGCCGGAGCACCAGGGACTGGGCGGCTTCGCGCTGGTCTTCCTGCTCCTGCGCGCCTTCTCCTCCGGCTGCGCCGCGCTCACCGGCGTCGAGGCGATCAGCAACGGCGTGCCGGCGTTCCGTAAGCCCAAGAGCAAGAACGCCGCCACGACCCTCGCCCTGATGGGCGGCCTCGCGGTGACCATGTTCTGCGGCATCATCGGCCTGGCCATGGCCACGCACGTGAAGATGGCGGAGTTCCCCGAGACCGACCTGCTCAGGAGCAGCGGTGTCCCGGTCGGCCACGGCTACGTCCAGAACCCGGTGATCTCGCAGGTCGCCGCCGCCGTCTTCGGCAACGGGACGTTCCTGTTCGTGGTGCTGGCCGCGGCGACCGCGCTGGTCCTGTTCCTGGCCGCGAACACCGCGTACAACGGCTTCCCGCTCCTCGGCTCGATCCTCGCCCAGGACCGCTACCTGCCCCGCCAGCTGCACACCCGCGGCGACCGCCTCGCGTTCTCCAACGGCATCGTCGTGCTGGCCGGCGCGGCCGCCCTGCTCGTCTGGATCTACGGCGCGGACTCGACCCGGCTGATCCAGCTCTACATCGTCGGGGTGTTCGTCTCCTTCACCCTCAGCCAGACCGGCATGGTCCGGCACTGGAACCGCCACCTCAGGACCGAGAAGAACGTGGCGAAGCGCCGCCACATGATCCGCTCCCGGGCCATCAACGCCTTCGGCGCCTTCTTCACCGGCCTGGTGCTCGTCGTCGTCCTGGCGACCAAGTTCACGCACGGCGCCTGGGTCGCGCTGCTCGGCATGGTGATCTTCTTCGCCGTGATGACCGCGATCCGCAAGCACTACGACCGGGTCGCCGAGGAGATCGCGGCGGCCGAGGGCCCGTCCGACGACAGCGTCAGGCCCTCCCGCGTGCACTCGATCGTCCTGGTCTCCAAGCTCCACAAGCCGACCCTGCGCGCCCTCGGGTACGCGAAGCTGATGCGCTCCGACACCCTGGAGGCGCTCTCCATCAGCGTCGACCCGGCGGAGACGAAGGTGCTGCGGGAGGAGTGGGAGCGGCGCGGCATCAACGTACCGCTGAAGATCCTGGACTCCCCGTACCGGGAGATCACCCGCCCGGTGATCGAGTACGTACGCGGCCTGCGCACCGAGAACCCGCGTGACGCCGTCAGCATCTACATCCCCGAGTACGTGGTCGGCCGGTGGTACGAGCACCTGCTGCACAACCAGAGCGCGCTGCGCCTCAAGGGCCGGCTGCTCTTCACGCCGGGCGTGATGGTGACGTCGGTGCCGTACCAGCTGGAGTCCTCGGAGCGGGCGAAGAAGCGCGCGAAGAAGAGGGCCGTGTACCAGGCACCGGGCGCGGTGCGGCGGGGCCCGGTGGACGACCGGCCGAAGGAGCCGACGAACAAGGGCTGA
- a CDS encoding peptidase inhibitor family I36 protein, which translates to MSIDLAGPSVGSAAVARGRSRATWRKRAGVAASALLFAAGGMLATASPAAADGPCPANRLCIYDQPNFSGNRILSASTNACFLMRSFDFGTIVSYDNNLPVDARVWTAVSEGPYLNARTLPAGGFSSNVSQIGLGVYLFDEVCMGNARP; encoded by the coding sequence ATGAGCATCGATCTTGCCGGCCCGTCCGTCGGTTCCGCCGCCGTGGCGCGGGGACGAAGCCGTGCGACGTGGAGGAAGAGGGCGGGCGTCGCGGCCTCGGCGCTTCTCTTCGCGGCGGGAGGCATGCTGGCCACCGCTTCACCGGCGGCGGCCGACGGTCCGTGTCCCGCGAACCGGCTGTGCATCTACGACCAGCCCAACTTCAGCGGCAACCGGATCCTCAGCGCCAGCACCAACGCTTGTTTCCTCATGCGGAGCTTCGACTTCGGGACCATTGTGTCGTACGACAACAATCTGCCGGTCGACGCGAGGGTCTGGACCGCGGTCTCGGAGGGGCCGTATCTCAACGCCCGCACGCTGCCGGCAGGTGGGTTCAGCAGCAACGTCAGCCAAATCGGCTTGGGCGTCTATCTGTTCGACGAGGTGTGCATGGGGAACGCACGTCCGTGA
- a CDS encoding potassium channel family protein, translated as MRVAIAGAGAVGRSIAGELLENGHEILLIDKAPTAISVERVPLAEWLLADACEITSLDEAALQRCNVVIAATGDDKVNLVVSLLAKTEYGVPRVVARVNNPKNEWLFNESWGVDVAVSTPRLMSALVEEAVSVGDLVRLLRFSHGDANLVELTLPPESAVTGTQVGDVVWPEDTSLVTIIRGTRVLTPNPEETLEAGDELLFVAAQAREEQLEDLLSVRREETA; from the coding sequence ATGCGCGTCGCGATTGCCGGGGCCGGCGCGGTGGGGCGTTCCATCGCGGGCGAGCTGCTGGAGAACGGTCACGAGATCCTGCTGATCGACAAGGCGCCCACCGCCATCTCGGTGGAGCGGGTGCCGTTGGCGGAATGGCTGCTGGCCGACGCCTGCGAGATCACGTCGCTGGACGAGGCCGCGTTGCAGCGTTGCAACGTGGTGATCGCCGCGACGGGCGACGACAAGGTGAACCTGGTCGTCTCGCTGCTCGCCAAGACCGAGTACGGGGTGCCGCGGGTGGTGGCCCGGGTCAACAACCCCAAGAACGAGTGGCTGTTCAACGAGTCCTGGGGCGTCGACGTCGCGGTCTCCACGCCGCGTCTGATGTCGGCTCTGGTCGAGGAGGCGGTGAGCGTCGGCGATCTGGTACGGCTGCTGCGCTTCAGCCACGGCGACGCGAACCTGGTCGAGCTGACGCTGCCGCCGGAGTCGGCGGTGACCGGTACGCAGGTCGGGGACGTGGTCTGGCCGGAGGACACCTCGCTGGTGACGATCATCCGCGGGACGCGGGTCCTGACGCCGAATCCGGAGGAGACCCTGGAGGCGGGCGACGAGCTGCTGTTCGTGGCGGCGCAGGCGCGCGAGGAGCAGTTGGAGGACCTGCTGTCGGTCCGCCGCGAGGAGACGGCCTGA
- a CDS encoding class I SAM-dependent RNA methyltransferase translates to MQTEPQPSSEQASLVGAEYEVEVGPVAHGGHCVARTDEGQVLFVRHALPGEKVRVRVTEGEADSRFLRADAVEILDASKDRVEAPCPYAGPGRCGGCDWQHAKPGAQRRLKGEVITEQLQRLAGLTPEEAGWDGTVMPAPGDKLPAGEVPAWRSRVQYAVDEDGRAGLRKHRSHDIEPVDHCMIATEAVSELGVEKRTWPQIATVEAIGASGSGDRQVVLAPRPGGRLPLVELDKPVSVLRVEEHDGGVHRVHGRAFVRERADGRTYRVGMGGFWQVHPEAPQVLVEAVMQGLMPRKGDTALDLYCGVGLFAGAIAERVGETGAVLGIESGKRAVEDARHNLKDLPRVRIEQGKVDQVLPRTHITETNLIVLDPPRAGAGKQVVKHLATLGARRIAYVACDPAALARDLAYFREAGYKPRKLRAFDLFPMTHHVECVAILEPIAKPR, encoded by the coding sequence ATGCAGACAGAACCGCAGCCTTCTTCCGAGCAGGCGTCGCTGGTGGGGGCGGAGTACGAGGTCGAGGTCGGCCCGGTCGCGCACGGTGGCCACTGTGTGGCCCGTACCGACGAGGGCCAGGTGCTGTTCGTACGGCACGCGCTGCCCGGCGAGAAGGTCCGGGTCCGCGTGACCGAGGGTGAGGCCGACTCCCGCTTCCTGCGCGCCGACGCGGTGGAGATCCTCGACGCGTCCAAGGACCGGGTGGAGGCGCCGTGTCCGTACGCCGGCCCGGGCAGGTGCGGAGGCTGCGACTGGCAGCACGCCAAGCCGGGCGCCCAGCGGCGGCTCAAGGGCGAGGTCATCACCGAACAGCTCCAGCGGCTCGCGGGCCTGACGCCCGAGGAGGCCGGCTGGGACGGGACCGTCATGCCCGCGCCGGGCGACAAACTGCCGGCGGGCGAGGTGCCCGCGTGGCGCTCCCGTGTGCAGTACGCGGTGGACGAGGACGGCCGCGCGGGCCTGCGCAAGCACCGCTCGCACGACATCGAGCCGGTCGACCACTGCATGATCGCCACGGAGGCCGTGAGCGAACTGGGCGTGGAGAAGCGCACCTGGCCGCAGATCGCCACGGTCGAGGCGATCGGCGCGTCGGGCTCCGGCGACCGCCAGGTCGTCCTCGCCCCGCGTCCCGGCGGCCGGCTGCCGCTGGTCGAACTGGACAAGCCCGTCTCGGTCCTGCGGGTGGAGGAGCACGACGGGGGAGTGCACCGTGTGCACGGGCGCGCCTTCGTCCGCGAGCGGGCCGACGGCCGTACGTACCGCGTCGGCATGGGCGGCTTCTGGCAGGTGCACCCCGAGGCGCCGCAGGTGCTGGTGGAGGCCGTGATGCAGGGCCTGATGCCGAGGAAGGGCGACACGGCGCTGGACCTGTACTGCGGGGTGGGCCTGTTCGCGGGCGCCATCGCGGAACGGGTCGGCGAGACCGGCGCGGTCCTCGGCATCGAGTCGGGCAAGCGGGCGGTGGAGGACGCGCGCCACAACCTCAAGGACCTCCCGCGGGTCCGCATCGAACAGGGCAAGGTCGACCAGGTCCTGCCGCGCACGCACATCACGGAGACGAACCTGATCGTCCTGGACCCCCCGCGCGCGGGTGCCGGCAAACAGGTCGTCAAACACCTCGCCACCCTGGGCGCCCGCCGCATCGCCTACGTGGCCTGCGACCCGGCAGCCCTGGCCCGAGACCTGGCCTACTTCCGCGAGGCAGGCTACAAACCCCGCAAACTCCGCGCCTTCGACCTCTTCCCGATGACGCACCACGTGGAGTGCGTGGCGATCCTGGAGCCCATCGCAAAGCCCCGCTGA
- a CDS encoding bifunctional YncE family protein/alkaline phosphatase family protein: MQVTRRRHDREGLSSFANRGLKRRVPLMTAGITVLAVAAAGTAFAQTDQFGTQRVGQTTAKGQVISSDQYLAPYGKRALVSDGKIMSSSVSPDGTHMAASVTDGGAVLNIIDLKTWKVQQVVGSGATADLRISGGDVGQEAPAYSPDGKQLWLGRTDGYTKFTVNADGSLSNPTTISIPADGTKHALVAAAVFSADSSTVYAAVNGQNRVVAINASTGAVQRSWETGNAPRGMVQVGNKLYVSNEGGRAARPGETTINSYGTQVPANPVTGATTTGTVSVIDLAKPQAAATSVEVGLHPTAVYGTKKAVFVTNTADNTVSVINPKNNKVVQTISTQPWAEATVGYEPNAVTLTDDGHLLVTLGRANAVAVYRFTSAQEPVSYVGLLPTDYFPAEVTTAGGEVVVSNTRGIDARRTTDSDQHGTHDTTSSLTHFTLPSDKAIKAQTDKVFQQNGWTKNAAQAAKAKSKAKAVPVPKKIGDPSTIKHVFLIVKENRTYDQLFGDMPQGNGDAALADFGENVTPNQHALASQFGLYDNTYDIGTNSAEGHNWLMQADNPEYTESSAGEYLRSYDTEDDALGHQKSGFLWTGAQAAGKSVRDFGEFQQFLTKPSGASWQNLYCDSKNMQATGAGTAYQLTSSSPIPSLNDVSVPGFPKFDTSIPDQYREQIWKQDFEKNGPANLNMFWLSSDHTGGPAGPAAQVADNDLAVGKMVDEISHSKYWKDSAIFVVEDDSQAGLDHVDGHRAPVQIISPYAQRGGVDSHYYSQITMIRTIEQILGMHPMNQKDTAATPMTGAFTKKPDLTPFNAVTNRTSLTDGLATAPSCGLDTPAPQDPKAETVPASKVPASMKSTASTWNTWKSHQHTTGTQATADFANPEQMNHLTYYERYNWSKPYPGEKKIYTPNTVPGAFIPSTDTDN, from the coding sequence ATGCAGGTAACACGACGCAGGCACGACCGGGAGGGCCTGTCCTCCTTCGCCAACAGAGGCCTCAAACGCCGCGTCCCCCTCATGACCGCGGGCATCACGGTGCTCGCCGTCGCCGCGGCGGGCACCGCTTTCGCGCAGACGGACCAGTTCGGTACGCAGCGGGTCGGCCAGACCACCGCCAAGGGCCAGGTCATCTCGAGCGACCAGTACCTGGCGCCGTACGGCAAGCGGGCGCTCGTGAGCGACGGCAAGATCATGTCGTCGTCCGTCAGCCCGGACGGCACCCACATGGCGGCCTCGGTCACCGACGGCGGCGCGGTGCTGAACATCATCGACCTGAAGACCTGGAAGGTCCAGCAGGTCGTGGGCAGCGGCGCGACCGCCGATCTGAGGATCAGCGGCGGGGACGTCGGCCAGGAGGCCCCCGCCTACTCCCCCGACGGCAAGCAGCTGTGGCTGGGCCGTACCGACGGATACACCAAGTTCACCGTCAACGCGGACGGCAGCCTGTCCAACCCGACCACCATCTCGATCCCGGCGGACGGGACCAAGCACGCGCTGGTGGCCGCGGCGGTGTTCTCTGCCGACAGCTCCACCGTGTACGCGGCGGTCAACGGTCAGAACCGGGTCGTCGCCATCAACGCGTCGACCGGGGCCGTCCAGCGGAGCTGGGAGACCGGCAACGCCCCGCGCGGCATGGTCCAGGTGGGTAACAAGCTCTACGTCAGCAACGAGGGCGGCCGCGCGGCCCGGCCCGGCGAGACCACCATCAACTCGTACGGCACCCAGGTGCCGGCGAACCCGGTGACCGGCGCCACCACCACCGGCACCGTCAGCGTCATCGACCTGGCCAAGCCGCAGGCCGCCGCCACGAGCGTCGAGGTCGGCCTGCACCCCACCGCGGTCTACGGGACGAAGAAGGCGGTGTTCGTCACGAACACCGCCGACAACACCGTCTCCGTCATCAACCCCAAGAACAACAAGGTCGTCCAGACCATCTCCACCCAGCCGTGGGCGGAGGCGACCGTGGGGTACGAGCCCAACGCGGTGACCCTCACCGACGACGGCCACCTCCTCGTGACGCTGGGCCGCGCGAACGCGGTCGCCGTCTACCGGTTCACCAGCGCCCAGGAACCGGTCAGTTACGTGGGTCTGCTCCCCACGGACTACTTCCCGGCCGAGGTCACCACGGCCGGCGGTGAAGTGGTCGTCTCCAACACCCGGGGGATCGACGCCCGCCGGACCACCGACAGCGACCAGCACGGCACCCACGACACCACGTCCAGCCTGACGCACTTCACGCTGCCCTCCGACAAGGCCATCAAGGCCCAGACGGACAAGGTCTTCCAGCAGAACGGCTGGACCAAGAACGCGGCGCAGGCGGCGAAGGCGAAGAGCAAGGCCAAGGCCGTACCGGTCCCGAAGAAGATCGGTGACCCTTCGACGATCAAGCACGTCTTCCTGATCGTCAAGGAGAACCGGACGTACGACCAGCTCTTCGGCGACATGCCCCAGGGCAACGGCGACGCGGCCCTCGCGGACTTCGGCGAGAACGTGACACCGAACCAGCACGCGCTGGCCTCGCAGTTCGGCCTGTACGACAACACGTACGACATCGGCACCAACTCGGCCGAGGGCCACAACTGGCTGATGCAGGCCGACAATCCCGAGTACACCGAGTCGTCGGCCGGCGAGTACCTGCGCTCCTACGACACCGAGGACGACGCGCTCGGCCACCAGAAGAGCGGGTTCCTCTGGACCGGAGCCCAGGCGGCCGGCAAGTCCGTCCGTGACTTCGGCGAGTTCCAGCAGTTCCTGACCAAGCCGTCCGGCGCCAGCTGGCAGAACCTGTACTGCGACAGCAAGAACATGCAGGCGACCGGAGCCGGTACGGCGTACCAGCTGACCTCGTCCTCGCCGATCCCCTCGCTGAACGACGTGTCGGTGCCCGGCTTCCCGAAGTTCGACACCAGCATTCCCGACCAGTACCGGGAGCAGATCTGGAAGCAGGACTTCGAGAAGAACGGTCCCGCCAACCTGAACATGTTCTGGCTCTCCAGCGACCACACGGGAGGCCCCGCGGGCCCGGCCGCCCAGGTCGCGGACAACGACCTCGCGGTCGGCAAGATGGTCGACGAGATCTCCCACAGCAAGTACTGGAAGGACTCCGCGATCTTCGTCGTCGAGGACGACTCCCAGGCCGGCCTCGACCACGTCGACGGCCACCGCGCCCCCGTCCAGATCATCAGCCCTTACGCGCAGCGCGGCGGCGTCGACAGCCACTACTACTCGCAGATCACGATGATCCGCACCATCGAGCAGATCCTCGGGATGCACCCGATGAACCAGAAGGACACCGCGGCCACCCCGATGACCGGTGCCTTCACGAAGAAGCCCGACCTCACCCCGTTCAACGCCGTCACCAACCGGACGTCCCTGACCGACGGCCTCGCGACCGCGCCCTCCTGCGGCCTCGACACCCCCGCCCCGCAGGATCCGAAGGCGGAGACCGTACCGGCCTCGAAGGTACCGGCGAGCATGAAGTCGACGGCATCGACGTGGAACACGTGGAAGTCGCACCAACACACGACCGGCACCCAGGCGACAGCCGACTTCGCGAACCCGGAGCAGATGAACCACCTCACCTACTACGAGCGCTACAACTGGTCCAAGCCCTACCCGGGCGAAAAGAAGATCTACACCCCCAACACCGTCCCAGGAGCCTTCATCCCCTCCACGGACACAGACAACTAA
- a CDS encoding OB-fold nucleic acid binding domain-containing protein — MLERLSSSQEDLESEELREDTQASGCTRISECSDRQIVRVAGTLRTVTLRPRAGVPALEAELFDGTAPLDVVWLGRRSIVGIEPGRKLIASGRISMSHGRRVLFNPKYEIRPLGQE; from the coding sequence ATGCTCGAACGGCTGTCCAGCTCCCAGGAGGATCTGGAGTCCGAGGAGCTGCGGGAGGACACGCAGGCGTCGGGCTGCACGCGGATCTCCGAGTGCAGCGACCGCCAGATAGTCCGGGTGGCTGGTACGTTGCGGACGGTCACCCTGCGTCCACGGGCGGGAGTCCCCGCCCTGGAGGCGGAGCTGTTCGACGGCACCGCGCCGCTGGACGTCGTGTGGCTGGGCCGGCGCTCGATCGTGGGCATAGAGCCGGGCCGCAAGCTGATCGCCTCCGGCCGGATCTCCATGAGCCACGGCCGCCGGGTGCTGTTCAATCCCAAATACGAAATCCGACCGCTCGGACAGGAGTAG
- a CDS encoding potassium channel family protein yields MHIVIMGCGRVGAALAQTLEQQGHTVAVIDQDPTAFRRLGSGFGGRRVSGVGFDQDTLREAGIEDAGAFAAVSSGDNSNIIAARVAREMFGIENVAARIYDPRRAEVYQRLGIPTVATVRWTADQMLRRLLPSGAEPLWRDPSGGVQLAEVHTSAHWIGHKISTLQEETGVRVAFLTRLGEAMLPTSQTVLQEGDLVHVMMRTDEIEKVEASFAEGPDEGGN; encoded by the coding sequence GTGCACATCGTCATCATGGGTTGCGGCCGGGTCGGAGCCGCACTCGCGCAGACCCTGGAGCAGCAGGGGCACACGGTCGCCGTGATCGACCAGGACCCCACGGCCTTCCGCCGCCTCGGCTCCGGTTTCGGCGGCCGCCGCGTCAGCGGCGTCGGGTTCGACCAGGACACCCTGCGTGAGGCGGGGATCGAGGACGCCGGGGCCTTCGCCGCGGTCAGCAGCGGCGACAACTCGAACATCATCGCGGCGCGTGTCGCCCGGGAGATGTTCGGCATCGAGAACGTCGCCGCCCGTATCTACGACCCGCGCCGCGCCGAGGTCTACCAGCGTCTGGGCATCCCGACGGTGGCCACGGTCCGCTGGACGGCGGACCAGATGCTGCGGCGGCTGCTGCCGTCCGGCGCGGAGCCGCTGTGGCGGGATCCGAGCGGTGGTGTGCAGCTCGCCGAGGTGCACACGTCGGCGCACTGGATCGGGCACAAGATCAGCACGCTCCAGGAGGAGACGGGCGTCCGTGTGGCGTTCCTCACGCGGCTGGGCGAGGCGATGCTGCCGACGTCGCAGACGGTGCTCCAGGAGGGCGACCTCGTCCACGTGATGATGCGTACGGACGAGATCGAGAAGGTCGAGGCGTCATTCGCCGAGGGCCCGGACGAAGGCGGGAACTGA
- a CDS encoding DUF3159 domain-containing protein: MTSPDKPAASTAPPASPATADQQVTTDQQAADAKAVTEAALFEAFGGLRGMVETVLPGLLFVTIFTINKDLHASAIAAVGVSLVLLVVRLVRRDTVKHAFSGVFGVAFGVVFAMMTGDAKDFYLPGMLYTLGLAVAYLATAAAGVPLIGLILGPVFKENLSWRTRNPGRKKAYAKASWAWGLILLAKCAILFPLYWWADTAQLGWVLVALKIPPFLLAVWLTWVFLAKAPPPIDVFAEMEAEEEAEKARKAAAAGTSDGPVSHRREA; encoded by the coding sequence GTGACGTCACCCGACAAGCCCGCCGCCTCGACAGCCCCACCCGCTTCCCCCGCCACGGCAGACCAGCAGGTCACGACGGACCAGCAGGCGGCCGACGCGAAGGCCGTCACCGAGGCGGCGCTCTTCGAGGCCTTCGGCGGCCTGCGCGGCATGGTGGAGACCGTCCTCCCCGGCCTGCTCTTCGTCACGATCTTCACGATCAACAAGGACCTGCACGCGTCGGCGATCGCCGCCGTGGGCGTCTCCCTGGTGCTCCTCGTCGTGCGGCTGGTCCGCCGCGACACCGTGAAGCACGCGTTCAGCGGCGTCTTCGGGGTCGCCTTCGGCGTGGTCTTCGCGATGATGACCGGCGACGCCAAGGACTTCTACCTGCCGGGCATGCTCTACACGCTGGGCCTGGCCGTCGCGTACCTGGCCACCGCCGCCGCGGGCGTGCCGCTGATCGGGCTGATCCTGGGCCCGGTCTTCAAGGAGAACCTCTCCTGGCGCACCCGTAACCCCGGCCGCAAGAAGGCGTACGCGAAGGCGAGCTGGGCCTGGGGCCTGATCCTCCTCGCCAAGTGCGCGATCCTCTTCCCGCTGTACTGGTGGGCCGACACGGCGCAGCTCGGCTGGGTCCTGGTCGCGCTGAAGATCCCGCCGTTCCTGCTGGCGGTCTGGCTGACCTGGGTCTTCCTCGCGAAGGCGCCGCCGCCCATCGACGTCTTCGCCGAGATGGAGGCGGAGGAGGAGGCCGAGAAGGCCCGCAAGGCCGCCGCGGCCGGCACGTCGGACGGCCCGGTGAGCCACCGGCGCGAGGCGTAG
- a CDS encoding response regulator, whose amino-acid sequence MTRVLVVDDEPQIVRALVINLKARKYEVDAAADGAGALELAAARHPDVVVLDLGLPDMDGVEVIKGLRGWTRVPILVLSARHTSDEKVEALDAGADDYVTKPFGMDELLARLRAAVRRAEPVGGDGEDGVALVETEGFTVDLAAKKVHREGRDVRLTPTEWHLLEVLVRNTGRLVSQKQLLQEVWGPSYGTETNYLRVYMAQLRRKLEADPSHPRHFVTEPGMGYRFER is encoded by the coding sequence ATGACCCGGGTGCTCGTGGTCGACGACGAGCCGCAGATCGTGCGCGCCCTCGTGATCAACCTCAAGGCACGCAAGTACGAGGTGGACGCGGCGGCCGACGGCGCCGGCGCCCTCGAACTGGCCGCCGCCCGCCACCCCGACGTCGTCGTCCTCGACCTCGGGCTGCCGGACATGGACGGCGTCGAGGTGATCAAGGGCCTGCGCGGCTGGACCCGCGTCCCGATCCTCGTGCTCTCCGCCCGGCACACCTCGGACGAGAAGGTCGAGGCGCTCGACGCGGGCGCCGACGACTACGTCACCAAGCCCTTCGGGATGGACGAGCTGCTGGCCCGGCTGCGTGCCGCCGTGCGGCGCGCGGAACCGGTCGGCGGGGACGGCGAGGACGGCGTGGCGCTGGTCGAGACGGAGGGCTTCACCGTCGACCTGGCCGCCAAGAAGGTGCACCGCGAGGGACGGGACGTACGGCTCACGCCCACCGAATGGCACCTGCTGGAGGTCCTCGTACGGAACACGGGCCGGCTCGTGAGCCAGAAACAGCTGCTCCAGGAGGTCTGGGGGCCCTCGTACGGCACGGAGACCAACTATCTGCGGGTCTACATGGCCCAGCTGCGCCGGAAGCTGGAGGCGGATCCCTCGCACCCCCGGCACTTCGTCACCGAACCGGGCATGGGCTACCGCTTCGAGCGTTGA